In Flavobacterium endoglycinae, one DNA window encodes the following:
- a CDS encoding ATP-binding protein, giving the protein MTQARFLFLFLITFSVFGQQEPNLARLKSTDEKLKVWLKYTNELLDLEDYPKLIIEAQKGIRLAKNHPAYISRFYLQIGTAYEFSNNQYPKALINYEQSWKYARKANHLKNETSAIMRLNYVYYSVQDTIKRKNLIDYIKKVLDTTKNVYTQSVLNGSLGEYYLDYAEYENFIKYQLKAINYKKQLPKSIPNTENIGVSYSQIASAYIKMKQFDKAIEYLNEAAPYIKTSPYVSAFSCNYYMQCFSAQKKTDSVLKYYKLIYTYPTVKDSLYLNLSFANQSMSKFYADKRQINTAYNYAKKAVLFGQKSTDEEILMEANTIMGRVLYEKKDYKNAIETLKKASVNALNYDKEFFVTINKKLSQSYAALGLWKEAYYYNEIYSKYNDEMMQESAKQNIANAESRYQNKTKQQKIQNLSTENTIKNIQISEAKKQRLFLISGLALVGIIGLLLFRQSQIRKKTNKKLQLLNQELDEANKIKARFFSILNHDLRSPVSNLIHFLHLQKESPELIDEETAQRMQTKIISGAENLLSSMEDILLWSKGQMENFKPHFKEIPVETVFEETQKHFSSIENISISFENPENIILNTDANYLKTIIRNLTGNAIKALDKTKNPSIIWKAGQKDHQFYLSITDNGPGGTQEKFKALYDESEVIGIKSGLGLHLIRDLANAINCKIEVCSKPGLGTTFTIKF; this is encoded by the coding sequence ATGACGCAAGCTCGATTTTTGTTTTTGTTTCTCATTACTTTTTCTGTTTTTGGGCAGCAAGAACCAAATTTGGCAAGACTTAAATCTACTGATGAAAAACTAAAAGTTTGGCTCAAATACACCAATGAACTTTTGGATTTGGAAGATTATCCAAAACTAATTATTGAAGCACAAAAGGGAATTCGACTGGCTAAAAATCATCCCGCTTATATCAGCCGATTTTATCTTCAAATTGGGACTGCTTACGAATTCAGCAATAATCAATATCCAAAAGCATTAATCAATTACGAGCAATCGTGGAAATACGCCCGAAAAGCCAATCATCTTAAAAATGAAACTTCAGCTATAATGCGCTTAAATTATGTGTATTATTCTGTTCAGGATACCATCAAAAGAAAAAATCTGATTGATTACATCAAAAAGGTACTCGATACTACAAAGAATGTTTATACGCAATCTGTTCTAAACGGAAGTCTTGGCGAATATTATCTTGATTATGCTGAATACGAGAATTTTATTAAGTATCAGCTAAAAGCAATCAATTATAAAAAACAACTTCCGAAAAGCATTCCAAACACCGAAAATATTGGGGTTTCCTACAGTCAGATTGCCAGCGCTTATATTAAAATGAAACAATTTGATAAGGCAATCGAATATTTAAATGAAGCCGCTCCTTATATTAAAACTTCGCCTTATGTAAGTGCTTTTTCGTGCAACTATTATATGCAATGCTTTTCGGCCCAGAAAAAAACAGATAGTGTTCTTAAATATTACAAGTTAATATATACTTACCCTACGGTTAAAGATTCGCTTTATCTTAATCTTAGTTTTGCCAACCAAAGCATGTCTAAATTTTATGCAGACAAAAGACAGATTAATACCGCTTATAATTATGCCAAAAAAGCAGTTTTGTTTGGGCAAAAATCAACAGATGAGGAAATTCTAATGGAAGCCAACACCATTATGGGAAGGGTTTTATATGAAAAGAAAGATTATAAAAATGCGATTGAAACATTAAAAAAAGCGTCTGTTAATGCGCTTAATTACGATAAAGAATTCTTTGTAACCATAAACAAAAAACTTTCGCAGAGTTATGCCGCACTCGGACTTTGGAAAGAAGCCTATTATTATAACGAAATCTACAGTAAATATAATGATGAAATGATGCAGGAATCTGCCAAGCAGAATATTGCCAATGCCGAATCTCGTTATCAGAACAAAACCAAACAGCAGAAAATCCAAAACCTTTCAACCGAAAACACAATTAAAAACATACAAATTTCCGAAGCCAAAAAACAGCGTTTGTTTCTAATTTCGGGATTGGCGCTTGTTGGCATTATTGGATTATTATTGTTTAGGCAAAGTCAAATTAGAAAGAAAACCAATAAAAAATTACAGCTTTTAAATCAAGAACTTGATGAAGCCAATAAAATAAAAGCACGATTCTTCAGCATTTTAAACCATGATTTAAGAAGTCCTGTTTCAAATCTGATTCATTTTCTGCATCTTCAAAAAGAAAGTCCTGAATTGATAGACGAAGAAACCGCTCAGCGAATGCAGACCAAAATCATTTCGGGTGCGGAGAATTTATTATCGTCTATGGAAGATATCCTGCTTTGGAGCAAAGGACAAATGGAAAATTTCAAACCTCATTTTAAAGAAATTCCTGTTGAAACAGTTTTTGAAGAAACACAGAAACATTTCTCAAGCATTGAAAACATTTCGATTTCATTTGAAAATCCAGAAAATATCATTCTAAACACCGATGCAAATTATCTGAAAACCATCATTAGAAACCTTACCGGAAATGCCATAAAAGCATTAGATAAAACCAAAAACCCAAGCATAATCTGGAAAGCCGGACAAAAAGATCATCAATTTTATCTTTCCATAACCGATAATGGTCCTGGAGGAACTCAGGAAAAATTCAAAGCGCTGTACGACGAATCAGAAGTTATAGGAATTAAATCTGGTTTAGGACTGCATTTAATTCGTGATCTGGCAAACGCTATTAACTGCAAAATAGAAGTTTGTTCTAAGCCAGGTTTAGGAACAACTTTTACGATTAAGTTTTAA
- the trxA gene encoding thioredoxin: MALAITDATFDEVVLKSDKPVMVDFWAAWCGPCRMVGPIIDQLSEEYAGKVVVGKVDVDANQEFAAKYGVRNIPTVLVFQNGEVVGKQVGVAPKQAYADSLDALL, encoded by the coding sequence ATGGCATTAGCAATAACAGATGCTACTTTTGATGAAGTAGTTTTAAAATCAGATAAACCAGTAATGGTAGATTTTTGGGCAGCATGGTGCGGTCCTTGTAGAATGGTTGGTCCAATCATCGACCAATTAAGCGAAGAGTATGCAGGTAAAGTAGTTGTTGGTAAAGTAGATGTAGATGCTAACCAAGAATTCGCTGCTAAATATGGTGTGCGTAACATACCAACTGTTTTGGTTTTCCAAAATGGTGAAGTGGTAGGCAAACAAGTAGGAGTAGCTCCTAAACAAGCCTACGCTGACAGCTTAGACGCTTTATTATAA
- a CDS encoding AsmA family protein, which yields MKETLLQIKTFFQSQRFKRYAKRLGFAFLGLIALLLLASGGLSIYFNQNKKEIIAKINDKINENINGQFHVGDFHYKFLTGFPNFTLALKDVEIRDNQWNIHKHTLLKADEIEARLNIWSLLKQEINIHKILINDADIYIYKAENGYSNVNIFKPKKKKTKSEKEKTETTIENVNLNDVHITIDNQLGHKLFDFEVANLQSKVEYENNNWRTNLYLKTKINSLAFNTVHGSFAKSKDLEGNFDIAYSEEKQKINIETQKLKIGSDAFDIKAFFDIGKNSSLFGINIDTKILWRNASNLLSANITFKLNQFDLKKPIKVNCSLLGDLNAQGDPKIVVQALIKNNELSIPDGLFTNCSFRGIFTNNFKPQNGFNDPNSAIILTRFTGDYENIPLTIPQAVINNLEKPIATGLVNADFDAAKLNGMANEKILHFESGHVRANLKFQFDIVDLYINKPRVLGNVDIDKTTFDYIPKNIRAEKTDVKLSFTEQALYIQKIAYKHKKNIIQIDGRIDNFLNLYYDAPEKMVVNWNIYCPNIDVKQFLGVLKRNPAQRPVQKKATQKNVNFSNQLKSVIEKCTAVINLKADKINYGKLTATNTRATLQMLNSKLLLKNGNLQTSGGSINFSGAIEPNGNHYVFSSMAQVNRVDIASFLKSFNNFGITSFSPKNLRGKLSSNANVTGLMSSKGDLIVNSMRGKLNFKVTQGALLHFEPIEKIGKLAFPLRDVENITFSDLSGDLNLRGEQVDVKNLTISSSVLNFDIEGIYSFGRGTNLALTIPLRNSKNDAQLSQSERDAVRDRGIVLHLLAVDDNGKMKIKWGKKGK from the coding sequence ATGAAGGAAACTCTACTTCAGATCAAAACCTTTTTCCAATCTCAGCGTTTTAAAAGATATGCAAAACGTTTAGGATTTGCTTTTTTAGGATTGATTGCATTATTATTACTTGCCTCTGGAGGATTATCGATTTATTTCAATCAGAACAAAAAAGAAATCATTGCCAAAATAAACGATAAAATCAATGAAAATATCAATGGACAATTTCATGTAGGTGATTTTCATTATAAGTTTTTAACCGGTTTCCCGAATTTTACTCTGGCTTTAAAAGATGTCGAAATCAGAGACAATCAATGGAATATTCACAAACATACTTTATTAAAAGCGGATGAAATTGAAGCTCGTTTAAACATTTGGAGCTTGCTGAAACAAGAAATCAACATTCATAAAATCTTGATTAACGATGCTGATATTTACATTTATAAAGCCGAAAATGGGTATTCGAATGTAAACATCTTTAAACCCAAAAAGAAAAAAACAAAATCTGAAAAAGAAAAAACCGAAACGACCATTGAAAATGTAAACCTCAATGATGTTCATATTACAATCGACAATCAGCTGGGACATAAATTATTTGATTTTGAAGTTGCGAATCTGCAATCGAAAGTAGAATATGAAAACAACAACTGGCGTACCAACCTGTATTTAAAAACCAAAATAAACAGCCTCGCTTTTAATACCGTTCACGGAAGTTTTGCTAAGAGCAAAGATCTTGAAGGTAATTTTGATATTGCTTACTCTGAAGAGAAACAGAAAATAAATATCGAAACCCAAAAGCTCAAAATTGGTTCTGATGCATTCGACATTAAAGCTTTTTTTGATATTGGGAAAAACAGTTCCCTTTTCGGAATCAATATCGACACCAAAATTCTGTGGCGAAATGCTTCTAACCTTTTGTCGGCTAATATAACGTTTAAACTCAATCAATTCGATTTAAAGAAACCTATAAAGGTAAATTGCAGTCTGTTAGGCGATCTTAATGCGCAAGGCGATCCCAAAATTGTAGTGCAGGCACTCATAAAAAATAACGAACTTTCCATTCCCGACGGTTTGTTTACCAATTGCAGTTTCAGAGGAATTTTTACCAATAATTTCAAACCTCAAAACGGATTTAACGATCCCAATTCGGCTATTATTTTAACGCGTTTTACAGGAGATTACGAGAATATTCCGCTTACGATTCCGCAGGCTGTCATCAATAATTTAGAAAAACCTATTGCTACCGGACTTGTAAATGCCGATTTTGATGCTGCCAAACTTAACGGAATGGCAAATGAAAAAATACTTCATTTTGAAAGCGGCCATGTGCGTGCCAACTTAAAATTTCAGTTTGATATTGTCGATTTATACATCAACAAACCGCGAGTTTTAGGAAATGTTGATATTGATAAAACAACTTTCGATTATATCCCGAAAAACATTCGCGCCGAAAAAACCGATGTAAAACTATCTTTTACAGAACAAGCGCTTTACATTCAGAAGATTGCTTACAAACACAAGAAAAATATCATTCAGATCGACGGCCGAATCGATAATTTCCTAAACCTATATTACGATGCTCCCGAAAAAATGGTCGTAAACTGGAATATCTATTGTCCGAACATTGATGTAAAACAATTTTTGGGTGTTTTAAAAAGAAATCCAGCGCAAAGACCCGTCCAGAAAAAGGCGACGCAGAAAAATGTCAATTTCTCAAACCAATTAAAATCGGTAATTGAAAAATGTACTGCTGTTATCAATCTAAAAGCGGATAAAATCAATTACGGAAAACTAACCGCAACCAATACACGCGCCACTTTGCAAATGCTCAACTCAAAACTGCTGCTCAAAAACGGAAATCTGCAGACTTCTGGTGGATCTATCAATTTTAGCGGTGCTATCGAACCAAACGGTAATCATTATGTTTTCAGTTCAATGGCACAGGTAAATCGAGTGGATATTGCAAGCTTTTTAAAGTCATTTAATAACTTCGGAATTACATCTTTTAGTCCGAAAAACCTACGCGGAAAACTCAGCAGTAATGCCAATGTCACTGGATTAATGAGCAGTAAAGGCGATTTGATTGTGAATTCGATGAGAGGGAAATTAAATTTCAAAGTCACACAAGGCGCTTTACTTCACTTTGAACCCATTGAAAAAATAGGCAAACTTGCTTTTCCGCTGCGTGATGTCGAGAATATTACATTCAGCGATTTATCTGGCGATCTTAATCTGCGCGGAGAACAAGTCGATGTCAAAAATCTAACCATAAGTTCCAGCGTACTAAATTTCGATATTGAAGGAATTTATTCTTTCGGCCGAGGCACTAATCTCGCCCTTACCATCCCACTCCGAAATTCCAAAAACGACGCCCAGCTTTCCCAATCCGAACGCGACGCCGTCCGCGACCGTGGAATTGTCCTTCATTTACTAGCAGTTGATGATAATGGAAAAATGAAAATTAAGTGGGGGAAGAAGGGGAAGTAG
- a CDS encoding HNH endonuclease, which yields MAATRLWTKDELILAFNLYLKIPFGKTHTGNPKINELAKLIDRTPASIVMRLGNFASIDPFHINRGISGLQNGMNQVRPIWDEFFNNQEELIFQSEKILAQKQNTSIENKYQDLLSDINNVKGIDVLRTVKTRVNQSVFREIILANYNTKCAISGIDIPELLLASHIMPWSRNEEHRLNPENGICFSALYDKAFDKGLIGINLNHEIILSDTIKRKKDTDFYAQHFNSIENQKIIKAQKYSPRKEFLEYHLDTIFNK from the coding sequence ATGGCTGCAACAAGACTTTGGACAAAAGACGAATTAATTCTTGCTTTTAATTTATATCTAAAAATTCCCTTTGGAAAAACTCACACTGGTAATCCCAAAATAAATGAACTTGCGAAACTAATTGATAGAACTCCAGCATCAATTGTTATGAGACTCGGCAATTTTGCCAGTATCGATCCATTTCACATAAATAGAGGCATTAGTGGCCTACAAAATGGAATGAATCAAGTTCGTCCCATTTGGGATGAATTTTTCAACAATCAAGAAGAATTAATTTTTCAGAGTGAAAAAATTCTTGCTCAAAAACAGAATACTTCAATTGAAAACAAATATCAAGATTTACTTTCTGATATAAATAATGTGAAAGGAATAGATGTTTTAAGAACAGTAAAAACAAGAGTAAACCAATCTGTATTCAGAGAAATAATTTTAGCCAATTACAATACTAAATGCGCTATTTCAGGTATTGATATCCCAGAACTTTTATTAGCAAGTCATATAATGCCTTGGTCAAGAAATGAAGAACATCGTTTAAACCCTGAAAATGGAATTTGTTTTTCTGCTCTTTACGATAAAGCATTCGACAAAGGTTTGATTGGCATAAACCTAAACCATGAAATAATTCTTTCTGATACTATTAAAAGAAAAAAAGATACCGATTTCTATGCGCAGCATTTTAATTCTATTGAAAATCAAAAAATAATTAAAGCTCAAAAATATTCGCCAAGAAAAGAATTTCTAGAATATCATTTAGACACAATCTTCAATAAATAA
- a CDS encoding HPF/RaiA family ribosome-associated protein — protein MKIQINTDKNIDGHARLETYFSGELEKGLARFEDKITRIEVHFGDENGEKFSLHDKKCVIEVRPVKLQPITVTEHAETLEKAFSGALSKIKKSLTTTFEKIKAH, from the coding sequence ATGAAAATTCAGATCAACACCGACAAAAACATTGATGGACACGCAAGATTAGAAACCTACTTTTCTGGAGAATTAGAAAAAGGTTTAGCACGTTTTGAAGATAAAATAACTCGTATAGAAGTGCATTTTGGAGATGAAAATGGCGAGAAATTCAGCTTGCATGATAAAAAATGCGTAATTGAGGTACGTCCTGTAAAATTACAGCCAATCACTGTTACAGAACACGCCGAAACACTTGAAAAAGCCTTTAGCGGTGCTTTGAGCAAAATAAAAAAATCCCTTACTACCACATTCGAAAAAATAAAAGCGCATTAA
- a CDS encoding nuclear transport factor 2 family protein: MKKTILFLLLAVSFANAQTNKDQINKTLDAWHKAAGEVKFDAYFNVLADDAIYIGTDATENWTKKEFSVWAKPFFDKGTTWNFKALERHIFFDKSGKLAWFDELLDTQMKICRGSGVLVKVGKEWKIKHYVLSMTIPNDEVDAVTKIKSPIEDALIAKLQKK; the protein is encoded by the coding sequence ATGAAAAAAACAATCCTATTTCTTTTATTAGCCGTTTCATTTGCAAACGCTCAAACCAACAAAGATCAAATCAACAAAACCTTAGATGCATGGCATAAAGCTGCAGGTGAAGTCAAATTTGATGCTTATTTTAATGTTTTGGCCGATGATGCCATTTACATTGGTACTGATGCGACAGAAAATTGGACCAAAAAAGAATTTTCTGTTTGGGCAAAACCTTTTTTTGACAAAGGCACAACATGGAATTTTAAAGCTCTAGAACGTCATATCTTTTTTGACAAATCTGGAAAATTAGCATGGTTTGATGAATTACTAGATACTCAAATGAAAATCTGCCGTGGTTCTGGTGTTTTAGTTAAAGTAGGAAAAGAATGGAAAATCAAACATTATGTCTTATCCATGACAATTCCGAATGATGAGGTTGATGCCGTAACCAAAATAAAATCGCCAATTGAAGATGCTTTGATCGCAAAGCTTCAAAAAAAATAA
- a CDS encoding ammonium transporter, which translates to MKIEKRWIISFIMISVVCTIGAFWPTVTENNYVLSEFGTTDNIVPADVAWMLTSSCLVLIMTPGLSFFYGGMVGRKNVISTMLQSFICLGVVTLLWVVVAFSLAFGEPVGFGSGDHFYSFFGNPTTFAFMDYVGVLPHKQLASTIPFMLFALFQMKFAIICPAIITGSFAERVRFISYLVFISLFTIFIYAPLCHAVWYPTGVLGSYFGVKDFAGGTVVHMSSGFAALAGVIVLGKRKNSQHIPTNIPFVLLGTGMLWFGWFGFNAGSALAANGTAAMAFATTTTSSAAAMLTWIFFDRMNGRKVSALGACIGAVVGLVAITPAAGFVSVPESMFFGFVTALVSNTAVNCKYSKRFDDTLDVFACHGVGGIMGMILTAIFAHGENASLLHGGWSVFGHHMMALVLVSIFTFFGAYFLFKVTNFIIPLRVSEESEHIGLDLSQHDETLDPKLKPITEPHYG; encoded by the coding sequence ATGAAAATAGAAAAACGCTGGATCATTTCTTTTATCATGATAAGTGTCGTGTGCACAATAGGTGCATTTTGGCCAACGGTAACAGAAAATAATTATGTTTTATCAGAATTTGGCACAACAGACAATATTGTTCCTGCCGATGTTGCTTGGATGCTTACTTCAAGTTGTCTTGTATTAATTATGACACCGGGATTATCTTTCTTTTACGGCGGAATGGTAGGCAGAAAGAACGTGATTTCTACAATGCTTCAAAGTTTTATCTGTCTTGGTGTGGTAACTCTTTTATGGGTTGTGGTGGCTTTTAGTCTTGCTTTTGGAGAACCGGTTGGTTTTGGTTCAGGAGATCATTTTTACAGTTTCTTCGGAAATCCAACTACGTTTGCTTTTATGGATTATGTGGGTGTTCTTCCTCATAAACAATTAGCAAGTACGATTCCGTTTATGCTTTTTGCTTTGTTTCAAATGAAATTTGCAATTATCTGTCCTGCAATTATCACAGGTTCATTTGCAGAACGTGTTCGTTTTATCTCGTATTTGGTATTCATTAGTTTATTTACCATTTTTATATATGCTCCTTTATGTCATGCTGTTTGGTATCCAACAGGTGTTTTAGGAAGCTATTTTGGAGTTAAAGATTTCGCTGGAGGAACTGTAGTTCATATGAGTTCTGGTTTTGCGGCTTTGGCGGGAGTTATTGTTTTAGGGAAAAGAAAAAACAGCCAGCACATTCCAACTAATATTCCGTTTGTATTATTAGGAACCGGAATGTTATGGTTTGGATGGTTTGGTTTCAACGCTGGATCGGCACTTGCAGCTAACGGAACTGCTGCTATGGCTTTTGCTACGACTACAACTTCATCTGCTGCTGCAATGTTAACTTGGATTTTCTTTGACAGAATGAACGGAAGAAAAGTTTCTGCTCTTGGCGCTTGTATTGGTGCTGTTGTAGGTCTGGTTGCAATTACACCAGCCGCAGGATTTGTTTCTGTTCCAGAAAGTATGTTCTTCGGATTTGTAACGGCTTTGGTTTCTAACACAGCTGTAAACTGTAAATATTCAAAAAGATTCGACGATACACTTGACGTTTTTGCGTGCCACGGTGTAGGCGGAATCATGGGAATGATTTTAACTGCTATTTTTGCTCATGGAGAAAATGCAAGTTTGCTTCACGGAGGATGGAGCGTTTTCGGGCATCACATGATGGCATTGGTTTTAGTATCTATCTTTACTTTCTTTGGAGCCTATTTCTTATTTAAAGTAACGAACTTCATTATTCCGTTACGAGTTTCAGAAGAATCAGAACATATCGGATTAGATTTATCGCAGCACGATGAAACACTTGACCCAAAATTAAAACCAATTACAGAACCACATTACGGTTAA
- the trmB gene encoding tRNA (guanosine(46)-N7)-methyltransferase TrmB: MGSKNKLKRFRENETFQNVFQPTREEVVGDLMPLKGKWNSDFFKNDNPLVLELGCGKGEYSVGLAEKYPNKNFIGIDIKGARFWRGAKTAVENGLHNVAFVRTQIELIDHIFAEGEVDEIWITFPDPQIKYKRTKHRMTNSEFLKLYKKILKKDGVVNLKTDSEFMHGYTLGLLHGEGHEVLYANHNVYKNEGSPEVVTSIQTFYEKQYLEINKAITYIRFKIKD; this comes from the coding sequence GTGGGAAGTAAAAACAAACTAAAAAGATTCAGAGAAAACGAAACGTTCCAAAACGTTTTTCAACCAACGAGAGAAGAAGTGGTAGGCGATTTAATGCCTTTAAAAGGAAAATGGAATTCGGATTTCTTTAAGAATGATAATCCTTTGGTATTGGAATTAGGATGTGGAAAGGGTGAATATTCAGTTGGATTAGCAGAAAAATATCCCAACAAAAATTTTATCGGAATTGACATTAAAGGTGCCCGTTTCTGGCGTGGTGCTAAAACTGCAGTAGAAAACGGCCTTCATAATGTGGCTTTTGTTCGTACTCAAATCGAATTGATCGATCATATTTTTGCCGAAGGCGAAGTTGATGAAATCTGGATTACTTTCCCAGATCCGCAGATCAAATACAAAAGAACTAAACACAGAATGACCAATTCTGAATTTCTAAAATTGTACAAAAAAATCCTGAAAAAAGACGGTGTCGTAAACCTAAAAACCGACAGCGAATTTATGCACGGTTATACGCTTGGATTACTTCACGGAGAAGGCCACGAGGTATTGTACGCCAACCATAATGTTTACAAAAATGAAGGAAGCCCAGAAGTAGTAACTTCGATTCAGACATTTTATGAAAAACAATATTTAGAAATTAACAAGGCAATTACGTATATTCGTTTCAAAATTAAAGACTAA
- a CDS encoding LysE family transporter translates to MVYLTPLLSGFIAAAIGIIPPGLINMTAAKINLKEGKKNALWFVIGAVLVIFFQVYIAVLFARVIDNRPDVVTLLREVGFIIFSILTIYFLFIAKEPKTKKKSKIKKSSRKSRFFLGMLLSALNFFPIPYYVVVSVTLASYNLFVFENTIIVAFVLGSVLGSLAVLYSYIAFFGRIEKKTDYIMRNMNTIIGSITGLVAVATLFNILNYYFG, encoded by the coding sequence ATGGTATATCTTACTCCATTACTTTCGGGCTTTATTGCCGCCGCAATTGGGATTATTCCTCCAGGATTAATCAACATGACGGCAGCCAAAATAAATCTGAAAGAAGGAAAAAAGAATGCCCTTTGGTTTGTCATTGGAGCGGTTTTGGTGATATTTTTTCAGGTTTATATCGCCGTTTTATTTGCGCGTGTTATAGACAATCGTCCAGATGTAGTTACACTGCTGCGTGAAGTTGGTTTTATTATCTTTTCAATCCTGACTATTTATTTCTTGTTTATTGCTAAAGAACCAAAAACAAAGAAAAAATCAAAGATTAAAAAAAGCAGCCGCAAAAGCCGTTTCTTTCTAGGAATGTTACTTTCTGCATTAAATTTTTTTCCTATTCCCTATTATGTGGTTGTAAGTGTTACACTAGCTTCATACAACCTTTTTGTATTTGAAAACACGATTATAGTAGCTTTTGTTTTAGGATCAGTTTTAGGATCTCTTGCGGTTTTATACAGTTATATTGCTTTTTTTGGAAGAATAGAAAAGAAAACCGATTATATCATGCGAAACATGAATACTATTATTGGAAGTATTACCGGTTTAGTCGCTGTTGCAACACTTTTTAATATTCTGAATTATTACTTCGGATAG
- a CDS encoding MGMT family protein, producing the protein MAEENFFEKVYAVARQIPYGKVTSYGAIAKALGTARSARMVGWAMNASHNMDDVPAHRVVNRKGLLTGKHHFDGTNLMQQLLENEGIEVVDNQIVDFEKHFWQPEIEL; encoded by the coding sequence ATGGCTGAAGAGAATTTTTTCGAAAAAGTATACGCTGTCGCCAGACAAATTCCGTATGGAAAAGTAACTTCTTATGGCGCAATTGCTAAAGCTTTAGGAACAGCTCGTTCTGCACGAATGGTAGGCTGGGCAATGAATGCGTCTCATAATATGGATGATGTTCCAGCACATCGAGTTGTAAACCGAAAAGGACTTTTGACAGGAAAACACCATTTTGACGGAACAAATTTAATGCAGCAACTTCTAGAAAACGAAGGCATAGAAGTAGTCGATAATCAAATTGTTGATTTCGAAAAACATTTCTGGCAGCCTGAAATTGAGCTTTAA